The following is a genomic window from Rhizobium sp. CC-YZS058.
GATCAAGGGCGGCAGGATCATTTCCAGGAGCGCGCCGCGCATCGGCGAACTCTTCCTCAAGGGCCGTCCGGCGGCCATCGATCCCGGCCGCGATTATGTGCCGGTTGCGGCGAAACTATAGGGCTCAGAGACCCTGACCCGTGGTGCCGTGGCCGACCGGCCACGCTTCACGCAGTCTTTCGAGCAAGGTCGGGAACCGGGGCCAGCCCTCATAGTTGTGCCGGCGAGCAAGAGGGGCCCGGCATGCCGCGATTTTACTTTCACGTGCGACTGCATGATCTCGTCGTAGAGGATGCCGACGGGCTCGTTCTCCCCGATCTGGCGGCCGCCCGCGCCGAAGCGATCCGCGGCGCCCGCGTCATCACGGCGGGCGAGGACGAGGGTGGCGAGGACGAGGGCTGTTTCGAAATCTCATCCGAGGACGGGGAGTTGCTGCTGGAGGTCCCCTTCCACCAACCGCAGCCGAAAGAACCGGCACGTTCCGATCGATGCATCCACTGACCCTGACGCCGCCAAGCCGCCTGCGGACTGGTCCGAAACGATCGGCGAACGACGCTGAAGGCATCGCAACTGCGTTCGCCGGCCGTTGGACGCACGGACACGGCCGATGACCCTCGAGCACACGGAACGCCAGGCGGCGAAACCCAGCCTGCATCGTCAAACCCGCACCGCGCAGCGCCCTGGGACACGCGGCCGCGGGGCGCGTGTTTCCGCTTTCGAGATGGGATGCGCTGGCTTCTCTTCGCCTCACCAGAGCGCGCTCTGTGGCGTGATCCTGGCCTTCCAGATCGGCGTCCTGCTCCTGCTCGGCCGGCCATGGATCTGTCCCTGCGGCGATGTTCTCGTCTGGCAGGGCGCTCTCGATCCCGTGCATAACTCGCAGCAACTGGCAGACCCCTACACGATCCTGCACATCGCCTTCGGCTGCGGGCTGTTTCTCTGGCTGACGACGATCCGCCCGGACTGGCCGCTTGCGCGGCGCGCGACATACGCCGTTGCCAGCAGCGCCATCTGGGAGATCGTCGAGAACCTGCCGCTCGTCATCGATCTCTTCGCCAATGATGGAAGCAGCCTCGATTATCGTGGCGACAGCATCGTCAACTCGGTCTCCGATACGCTGGCCGTCAGCCTCGGCTTCCTGATCTCCTCCCGCCTACCGAAATCCTTGACGCTTGCCCTTGTCGTGGCTCTGGAAGGTATCACTTACCTCCTGATCCAGGACAGCATCCTCGCCGGAATCCTGCGGCTTCTGGCGGCGCTGCCCGGGCTCCCGCTCGCACCGTAAGCCGGCATGCCCCACGGCGGGGCGGGGCTGGACGGGTTTCGCTCTTCAGGACACCAAGGGTCCGGCTCGTGCATCTCGCTCTCTTCTGCCCACCCTACAAGAGCCATATCGCCGTGTTCCAGTGTCTGGCAGGCGCGCTGGAACGGCGGGGCCACCGGGTGACACTGATGGTCAATGCGGGCGTCGAGCCCTTTCTCGACCAGCACGTCCCGGTTGCGACGATCGAGGGAACCAGCCGCGCCGAGATCGAGGCGATCATCGCCCGCGCCGCCGCGCCGGGTGGCCCTCTCGGCATCCTGCGGACGGTTCATGATGGGGTGACGCTTTCCGAGGCGATCTGCCGGTCCGCGCCGTCGCGGCTTGCCGCGCTCCGTGTCGATGCAATCGTCGCCGACCAGACGGAGCCGGCGGCAGGCCTCGTCGCGCGGTTCCTGAACCTGCCTCTGATCAGCATCGCCTGCGCGGTGCCCATGGAGAGGGGGAGTGGTATTCCACTGCCCTTTCTCCCCTGGCCCTATGACGCGAGCGAAAAGGGTCTGAAGCGCAATGCCGGGGGAGAGCGCGTGTCCCGCCTGTTGCTGAGCGAGCAGAGGCGCCTGATCCGGCGCTGGGCTGGGCGGTTCGCCCTCGCCGGCGACTTCGACGATCTGCTCTCCTGCAGTTCAGACCTTGCGACGATCGCGCAGATTACGACGGAGTTCGATTTCCCGCGCGAGAATGCCGGCCTGCTGCACTGCGTTGGGCCGATCCGCGATGCAGTGCCCGCCGCGCCCTTGCCGATCGAGCCAGAACCAGGCCGCCCCTTCGTCTTCATGTCGCTCGGAACCCTGCAGGGCCATCGGTTCCGTCTTTTCAAGACGGTCGCCGCGGCCTGTCGGAAGATCGGTGCGCAGCTGCTGGTCGCCCATTGCGGCGGTCTCAGCAAGAGCCAGGAGAAGGCGCTGGGGGCGACATGGGTGACGGATTTCGTTCCGCAGCGCGCGGTGCTTGAACGGGCGGACCTCTGCGTCACCCATGGCGGCATCAATACCGTCCTGGATGCGCTTTCCTGCGGCACGCCCATGCTGGTGCTGCCGATCGCCTTCGACCAGCCGGGCGTCGGCGCACGGGTCGTCCATCACGGTGTCGGCCTGCGCCTTTCCCCCCGCTTCCTTACGCAAGGGCGGGTGACGGAGGCGCTCGCCCGCCTGCTGGCCGATCCAACCTACGCGCAGAGGGCCTCGGCCTTTGGCGGGCGGATCACTGCCGCCGGTGGGCTGCAGGAGGCAGCGAGCCTCATCGAAGACCGCGTGGACGCCCGGCTTGCGGGCGGCCGAGGCGCGGTCTTGCGCTCGCCGGATCCAAGCCTTGCGGATCGAACCACGTCGGCCTAGCCGGCGATCGTCTGCGGGGGGACCAGCCGGTGGATGGAGCGGAGCATGTAGCGGATCGGCTCTTCCTCGACCCCGCATCGGCTCAGCGCGGAGTTGGCGGCCTTGAGGTGCGACTGATAGGAATGCCGCGTGGCGGCTTCGCCACGATAGCTCATCATGGTCCGCTTGCCGATATCCTTGCCGCTGTCCTTGCCGAGCGACTGGGTGAGCGCGAGCACGTCCAAGAGGTCGTCGAGCGCCTGGAAGGCGGAGCCGACATGGAAGGCCATTTCCGCCAGCGCGTCCGACTGCTCGCGCGGCCGCTGGTCGAGAATGCTCGCCATCTCGGCCATGGCGGCAAAGAGGCGCCCGGTTTTCAGGAAGTTCTTGCGCTCGACATCGACATCCGGGCTCTGCCCGTCATTCAGATCGACCTCCTGCCCGGCGGCCAGGCCGGTGGCGCCGACGGCGAGGCTGAGAGAGGCGACCAGACGGGCGCGGGCCTCGCCGGGCAGGCCCTCGATGGTGGCCAGAATGTTCATGCCGCGGGTGAGCAGCGAAATGCCGGCCAGGATCGCTGTCGCCTGACCGAAGACGACATGCGTCGTCGGCTTGTCGCGCCGCAGCGCCGCGTCGTCCATGCAGGGCAGATCGTCAAGGATCAGCGAGGCCGTGTGCACCATCTCGATCGCGCATCCGACATCCACCGCCAGATCCAGATGCGCAGGCTGCGGAACGGTCAGGACGAAGAGCAGCGGACGGAAACGCTTGCCACCCCCGAGCACGGCATGGCGCATGGCGGCGGCGAGGTTCGGCGGCGTGTAGTCCTCGGTATCGAGAAGCACCCGGAGGCGGTTCTCGATCCTGAACGTCAAGTCTTTTATGGTCAGGCGACTGTCTTCTTCGGCAGACTCCCGGTCCAGCCAAGAAATGCGGCTTCTCTCATTTAGTGTATCGTCATGCTTGAGAGAAATTTGGTCCACCATGGAGGACATTCTGCAGGCCTAACCTATATGTCGCTTCAGTCCGGCTTGCCGGTTTTCATTTCTATTTGTAGCACCAAACTGTGGATGAAAGGACCCTATGCTCGCCGATCGAAAAAAACAGCACCTGGACATCGTTCTGGCTGGCCAGGCTGTCTCTTCGAGCATCGGCGCAGGCTTTGCCGAGGTCCGGTTCGAGCATGTCGCGCTGCCCGAAATCGACATGGGGGCCATTGATTTGACAATGGAATTTCTGGGACGGCGGATCGCCATCCCCTTCCTCGTCTCGTCGATGACCGGCGGGGCCGAGAAGGCGCAGGCCATCAATCACAATATTGCTATCGCCTGCGAGGCGCTGAAAATTCCGTTCGGGGTCGGCTCCCAGCGCGTGGCGATCGAGACGGCCACCGATTGGGGCATGAACCGCGAACTGCGACGCCTGGCGCCCTCCGTGCCGATCCTTGCCAATATCGGGGCTGCCCAGCTCAACACCGGGTTCGGCCTCGACCAGGCCCGCCGTGCCGTGGAGATGATCGATGCGGACGCGCTCATCATCCACCTCAACCCCCTGCAGGAGGCTGTTCAGCCGGAGGGGGATCGCGATTGGCGCGGCCTCGCCGGCAAGATCGGCGCGCTCGGCAAGGCGCTGTCTGTGCCGCTGGTGATCAAGGAGGTCGGGTCCGCGATTTCGCCAGCCACGGCCGCGACGCTGGTCGACCTCGGCGTGCGGATCATCGACGTCGCCGGCGCAGGGGGCACGAGCTGGGCCTCGGTCGAAGCGCAGCGTGCCCGAACGCCGGCAGAGGCCGCGATAGCCTCCGCCTTCAGCGACTGGGGCCAGCCGACGGCCTTCGCCATCGCCGCCCTGCGCCGCGCCATGCCCGACCTCTTCATCATCGGGTCCGGCGGCGTGCGGACGGGCGTGGATGCTGCGAAGGCGATCCGTCTCGGCGCGGATCTCGTCGGGCAGGCTGCCTCCGTGCTGCCATCAGCCACCACCTCGCCGGAACAGATCGCCGAGCACTTCGGCATCATGGCCGCACAATTGCGGGTCGCTTGCTTCTGCACGGGATCCTCGACCCTGGCCGAGCTGCGCAAGGCCAAACTGGAGGCCGCTCCAGTCTGGGGATGACCGACACCGACCGCCCACCACGCCGCCCGCCGGCAGAAACTGAAAGGCCCTTCGATGCGGCGGGAGCATCTGTCCACAGTGCCGGGCGGGCGGCTGCCGGGCCGCTGGTTCTGGTCGGCGCGGGTCTTTCCAGCGCGCTCATTGCCTGCTCGCTCGCCCACCGCTTTCCGGATGTGCCGATTCTGATTCTGGAGGGAACCGCGCAGCCCTTCGGCGAGCACACCTGGTCGTTTCACGATGCCGATGTGGCGGAGGAGGCGCAGGCCTGGCTCACGCCGCTCGTTGCCCATCGCTGGGCCGGCCAGGAGGTTCGCTTCCGCGGCCATCGGCGCCATCTTGCCTCCGGCTATGCCTCTCTGACCTCTGCTTCGGTTCTGTCTGCCCTGCGCGGACGGACGTCCGTGACGGTCGAAACGGGCGCCGCGGCCGTCGAGCTAGCCGAGGACCATGTGCTTCTCGCCGATGGTCGACGGATCACGGCGACCTGCATCATCGACTGCCGCGGCTTCCGGCCAAGCGACAGTCTGGTCCTCGGCTATCAGAAGTTCCTGGGTCTCGAGGTGGACCTCGAAGCGCCGCATGGTCTCGCCTATCCGGTCATCATGGATGCCACGGTCGACCAGAAGGATGGCTATCGCTTTCTCTACCTTCTGCCACTGTCTGCGACCCGGCTGCTGATCGAAGACACCCGCTATGCCGACGGGCCGGACCTCGATCATCAGGCGCTCGGCCGCGACATCGAGGCCTATGCGAGGAGCCAAGGTTTTGCCATTCGCCAGGTGCTGCGCCGCGAGGAGGGAGTGCTGCCGATCACGCTGGCGCATGATGCACAACGCTTCTGGTCGCAAGCGCCGCGCGCCATCCCGCAGGCGGGCTTGCGGGCTGCGCTGTTTCACCCGACGACGGGCTACAGCCTTCCCGATGCGGTGCGGCTGGCAACGCTCGTTGCCGCGCATTGGCCGGTGTCCAGCGCGGACCTCGCGCAGGTGATCAAGAATTTCGCTCTCGAACGCCACGGCGCGCAGCGCTTCTACCGCCTTCTCAACCGCATGCTGTTCCTCGCCGCCCAGCCCGCCGAGCGCCACCGCGTCCTCGAACGGTTCTACCGTCTGCCGACCCCGCTGATCGAGCGGTTCTATGCGGGGCGGACGACGCGGCTCGATGCCCTGCGCATCCTGACCGGAAAGCCGCCGGTCCCTATCCACCGGGCACTCGCCTGCCTGCGCGAAGCCCCTCTTTTGAAAAACGGGTCCCCATGAGCAGTGAAGTCAGATCAGCGGCCGTCATCGGGGCCGGTTTCGGCGGCCTGGCGCTTGCCATCCGCCTGCAAAGCGCCGGCATCAAGACCACCATCTTCGAGCGGCGGGACAAGCCGGGCGGGCGGGCCTATGTCTATGAGGATGCCGGCTTCACCTTCGATGCCGGTCCGACGGTCATCACCGATCCCGATTGTCTCGAACAGCTCTGGGCTCTCTCGGGGCGCAGTCTCGCCGATTACGTCACGCTTCTGCCGGTCTTCCCGTTCTATCAACTGTGCTGGGAGGATGGATATCGGTTCGATTATGCCGACGACCAGGCGGAGATCGACCGGCAGATCGCTGCGAAGTCGCCGGAGGATGTGGAAGGCTATCGCCGCTTCCTCGCCTATTCGCAGGATCTGTTCCGCGAAGGCTATGAGAAGCTCGGAACCGTGCCGTTCCTCGACTTCGCCTCGATGATCAAGGTCGCGCCGCAGCTCGTGCGGCTGGAGAGCTATCGCAGCGTCTACTCGAAGGTCAGCCAGTTCATCAAGGATGACCAGCTGCGCCAGGCCTTCAGCTTTCATTCGCTGCTGGTCGGCGGCAATCCCTTTCGAACCTCCTCGATCTACGGCCTCATCCATGCACTGGAGCGCAATGGCGGCGTTTGGTTCGCCAAGGGTGGCACCGGCGCCCTGATCGCCGGGATGGCGCGGCTTTTCGAGGATCTCGGCGGCCGGATCGTCCTCAATGCCGAAATCGACCGGATCGAGGCGGACGAAGGGCGCGTGCAGGCCGTCGTGCTGAAGGACGGGAGCCGCCACGCCTTCGGCCAGATCGCCTCCAACGCCGATGTGGTACATACCTACAAGCACCTGCTCAGGGATACCGCACGCGGAAAGAGCTACGGGCGATCGCTCGAGAAGAAGAGCTTTTCCATGTCGCTCTTCGTCATCTATTTCGGGCTGAAGCGGCTTCATCCGGAGCTCAAGCACCATATGGTGCTCTTCGGGCCGCGGTATCGCGAGCTGATCGCCGAAATCTTCGGCACGGCCCAGTTGGCGGAAGATTTCTCCCTTTACCTCCATGCGCCCTCCGTGACGGATGACAGCCTCGCCCCGCCCGGATCGAGCGCCTATTACGTGCTCTCGCCCGTCCCGCATCTGGGAACCGCGGAGATCGACTGGGCGGTCGAGGGGCCGAAATATCGTGACAGGATCCTCAGATATCTGAACGATCGCTACATTCCGGGTCTCCTCGACGATCTCGTCACCGTCCGGCATTTCTCGCCGTTCGATTTTCGCGACGAACTCAACGCTCACCTCGGCTCGGCCTTCTCGGTGGAGCCTGTTCTGACCCAGAGCGCCTGGTTCCGGCCGCACAACCGCGATGACAAACTTTCCAACCTTTACATCGTCGGGGCTGGAACGCATCCGGGCGCCGGCATTCCGGGCGTCGTCGGCTCGGCCAAGGCGACGGCGCAGCTGATGATCGAGGATGCGCGGCCATGAGCGACAGCGTCGTCACGTCCAGCGAGACGGCGATCGCTCAAGGGTCGCAGAGCTTTGCCGCCGCGGCGAAGCTTTTCCGTCGCGAGACGCGGGACGATGCGGTCATGCTCTATGCCTGGTGCCGCTATTGCGACGACGTGATCGACGGGCAGACGCTGGGACATGATCAGGAGGCGCGCTATCGCGACGGGCAGGAACAGCGCCTCGCCAGGTTGCAAACCGAGACCGCGCGCGCTCTCTCCGGCGAGCCGCACCCCGAGCCCGTGTTCGAGGCGCTTCGCCGCGTGGTGGCACGTCATCAGATCCCGGCTCGCCATCCGCAGGAGCTGCTCGCCGGCTTCGAGATGGACGTGATCGAGCGACGCTACGAAACCGTCTCCGAGACGCTCGACTATTGCTATCATGTGGCAGGCGTCGTCGGCGTGATGATGGCGATGATCATGGGGGTGCGAGACGAGGAAACGCTCGACCGCGCCTGCGATCTCGGCCTTGCCTTCCAGTTGACCAATATCGCCCGAGACGTGATCGACGATGCGCGGGTCGGTCGGGTCTACGTGCCCGCAGAGCTCTTGAGCCGGCATGGGATCGATCGGGTGGATACGGAGGATCCGGCGCAGCGGGCGGCGCTGCATGCCGCTGCCCTCGATCTGTTGGACCTTGCCGAGCGCTATTACGCCTCTGCCATGGCCGGCCTCTCCGCCCTGCCGCCACGCTCGGCCTGGGCGATCGCTGCGGCACGGCGGATCTATCGCGCAATCGGCCTGAAGCTGCGTGCCGGGGGGCCGGCTGCCTGGGAGCGCCGGGTCTCGACGACGAAGCCAGAAAAGCTGCGCCTGCTCGCGCTCGCGCTCGGCGATGTCGCGAAAAGCCGGACGGCAGGGCCAGGCGCTCCGCGAACCGGCCTTTGGCAGCGTCCCCGTCCTCAGCGTCCCTAGTCAGCGCCCTTCGGTGCCCGGCACATCGGCATCCACGGGATTCTGGCTTGGTGCGCGCCGGTTCGTCTGCAGTTTCTTGACGAGCGTTTCCACTGGTTCGGCATAGACGAAGCCGAAGGAAACGCAGCCATCGCGGCCTTCGACCGCGTGATGCAGGCGATGGGCCTGGTAGACCCGCTTCAGATAGCCCTTGCGGGGCACGTAGCGGAACGGCCAGCGCTGATGCACGAGACCGTCATGCATGAAGAAATAGAGAATTCCATAAAGCGAGATGCCGACCGCCACCCACCAGATCGGCCAGAAGAAAGCCGAGCCGATCCAGAACAGGAAGATGGCGAAGCCCGCGAAGATGACCGCATAGAGATCGTTCTTTTCCAGCGTCTCATCATGCGGTTCGTGATGCGACTTGTGCCAGCGCCATCCCCAGCCATGCATGATGTGCTCATGCGACCAGGCCGCGAACCACTCCATGAACACGACCGTGCCGACAACCAGAAACAGGGGGATCAGGAAATTCATCAGGCTGTCCATCATCGACCTCGGCTCGGTTGTGTCTGCGCCAGGGCATGGCGATGGTGCGGCAGTTTCCACCAGGGCACCCAGGGCATGTCATGGTGCTCGTGGTGGTAGCCGAAGTGGAAGCAGGTCAGCAGCGACAGGAGCGGCGGAAAATCATTGCTGCGCGCCTTGTGCCGATCCGCGAAGGGCTGTTCGTCGATGCGGTGCGGACGATAGGTGCCGAAATAGAACAATTGCAAGGACGAAAGAATGGCAGGAAGCGCCCAGAAGACCAGCATGGTCGGGAAACGCTCCCTGAGAATGACGAGATAGACGACGACGGCGACCGTCAGGATCCCGAATTCGCGCCAGCCGAAATAATAGCGGAAGAAGCGCAGATACCAGGGCCAGAAGCTGGAGGGATGTTCGGGATCGAAATCCGGATCCTCGTCCGTTCCCGCATGCCGATGGTGGGCATGGTGGTTCTCGAACAGCTTTTCGTAGCTGAAACCGGCATAGATGAACACGCAGAAGCGCCCGATCGCCCGATTGAGCGCCGGGTGGCCAGGGGCGAGCGAGCCATGCATTGTGTCATGCGCGACGATGAAGAGGCCGACGCTCAGCCAGCACTGAACCAGGATGACGAGCGGCGCCAGCGCCAGCCTCCAGCCGCTCCAGTCGATCAGGAAGATCGCGGAAATGTGAATGCCGGCCCAGGCGAGCACGACGAGACATGCCAGGGCCAGTCCGGTGACCATGTCCGCTTTGCCTGGCTTGGCGGCGCTTGCCCGAGCGTTCATCGAAACGTCCTTCACAGTCGGAGCCGGATGCGGGAAACGATCAGCGCGGCAAGCAGGCCGACCACCGCCATCGCACACAGGCGAACTATCTCCGGAAACAGATCCGGCAACCCCTCTCCACGCCCGACCGTGCCGTAATAGGCTTCGATTGCCCAGGCATTGGGCGTGAAGCGGCCGAGCGTCTGCGCCCAATCCGGCATCATGAAGCGCGGAACCATGGATCCGCCGATTGCCGAGAACACCAGCACCAGAAAGGTCGAGACGGTCTGTGCCTGCTGGCGTGTCGTGCAGAGCGCGGCAACCGCCAGTGCCAGTCCGGCCGCGGCCGCCGCGGCCGCACCGGTCGTCAGCAGCCAGAAGCCGAAGGCATCGGTGATGTCCACACCATAGATCAGGGCTGCGATCGCGAAAATCAAGCCGACCTGCACAATGCCTTGAAGCGTGAGGAACAGGAACTTGCCGGCGATGACCGCATCCGTTCCGCCGGGGCCGACGGCGAGACGGTCGAGAATGCCCGCCTGCCGCTCCTCGATCAGGGTCGCCGCGCTTTGCATGGCAGAAAACAGCAGGAAGAGAATGGCGATCGCACCGGCATAATAGGTGATCGTGGCATTCATCCCCGTCGGCCCGTCCACGACAGTGCGCGCGATCAGGCTGCCGTCGGGCGCCCCCGGCTGCTCCGCCCCTTCGGCAAAGGCGGCGGCCGCGGCGGACAGGCGCCGGCGCTGCTCGTCCGTGAAGCCGCCGGCAATCGCTTCCACGGACGTCGCGCTGCGGCTGAGAAGAAGATCCGGAAGCCGGCGAGCGAGCATGTCCTGCATCTGGCCGGTCAGCAGCGCACCGGCCATCGGCTTGGAAGGATCGACCAGAACGGTGAGGAGCGGTTGGCTTTCGGGCACGGCGCCATCCGCTGCGTCGTGACCGATCACCACGCCGACATCGATCAGACCCTGCCGGATCAGCCGGTTCGCCTCGTCCCTTGTGGAGAAGGTCGCCCCGGCAACCTGCAGCAGCGGCTCGTTGCGCAGCGCCTGTTCGAGCCGCGCGGCGACAGGCCCCTGGTCGAGCCTGACGATCGCGATCGTCAGCGGCAACCGATCCTTCGTGCTTGCGGCGAAGATCGAGGCGAAGATCAGGAAGATCATGGGCGGCAGCACGAAGGCGAGGACCAGAGCGCCGCGGTCGCGCAAAAGCCCGAGCAGCATGACGCGGACGATGGCGAGGATCATCGCGCTGCCTCCTCGGACGCCGGTTGGCGCGGGTTCGGCAGATCCCGGAACAGGCTTTCGAGGCCCGGGCGTCGAAACCGCATCTCGGCTGGCGCGATCCCCGCGCGTGTCAGTTCGGCAGGCAGTGTCGAGGCGGGGTCCTCGGCGGTCAATGTCCATTGATCGT
Proteins encoded in this region:
- a CDS encoding DUF2585 family protein; this translates as MTLEHTERQAAKPSLHRQTRTAQRPGTRGRGARVSAFEMGCAGFSSPHQSALCGVILAFQIGVLLLLGRPWICPCGDVLVWQGALDPVHNSQQLADPYTILHIAFGCGLFLWLTTIRPDWPLARRATYAVASSAIWEIVENLPLVIDLFANDGSSLDYRGDSIVNSVSDTLAVSLGFLISSRLPKSLTLALVVALEGITYLLIQDSILAGILRLLAALPGLPLAP
- a CDS encoding sterol desaturase family protein, with translation MNFLIPLFLVVGTVVFMEWFAAWSHEHIMHGWGWRWHKSHHEPHDETLEKNDLYAVIFAGFAIFLFWIGSAFFWPIWWVAVGISLYGILYFFMHDGLVHQRWPFRYVPRKGYLKRVYQAHRLHHAVEGRDGCVSFGFVYAEPVETLVKKLQTNRRAPSQNPVDADVPGTEGR
- the crtY gene encoding lycopene beta-cyclase CrtY yields the protein MTDTDRPPRRPPAETERPFDAAGASVHSAGRAAAGPLVLVGAGLSSALIACSLAHRFPDVPILILEGTAQPFGEHTWSFHDADVAEEAQAWLTPLVAHRWAGQEVRFRGHRRHLASGYASLTSASVLSALRGRTSVTVETGAAAVELAEDHVLLADGRRITATCIIDCRGFRPSDSLVLGYQKFLGLEVDLEAPHGLAYPVIMDATVDQKDGYRFLYLLPLSATRLLIEDTRYADGPDLDHQALGRDIEAYARSQGFAIRQVLRREEGVLPITLAHDAQRFWSQAPRAIPQAGLRAALFHPTTGYSLPDAVRLATLVAAHWPVSSADLAQVIKNFALERHGAQRFYRLLNRMLFLAAQPAERHRVLERFYRLPTPLIERFYAGRTTRLDALRILTGKPPVPIHRALACLREAPLLKNGSP
- a CDS encoding glycosyltransferase; translated protein: MHLALFCPPYKSHIAVFQCLAGALERRGHRVTLMVNAGVEPFLDQHVPVATIEGTSRAEIEAIIARAAAPGGPLGILRTVHDGVTLSEAICRSAPSRLAALRVDAIVADQTEPAAGLVARFLNLPLISIACAVPMERGSGIPLPFLPWPYDASEKGLKRNAGGERVSRLLLSEQRRLIRRWAGRFALAGDFDDLLSCSSDLATIAQITTEFDFPRENAGLLHCVGPIRDAVPAAPLPIEPEPGRPFVFMSLGTLQGHRFRLFKTVAAACRKIGAQLLVAHCGGLSKSQEKALGATWVTDFVPQRAVLERADLCVTHGGINTVLDALSCGTPMLVLPIAFDQPGVGARVVHHGVGLRLSPRFLTQGRVTEALARLLADPTYAQRASAFGGRITAAGGLQEAASLIEDRVDARLAGGRGAVLRSPDPSLADRTTSA
- a CDS encoding DUF6894 family protein, producing the protein MPRFYFHVRLHDLVVEDADGLVLPDLAAARAEAIRGARVITAGEDEGGEDEGCFEISSEDGELLLEVPFHQPQPKEPARSDRCIH
- a CDS encoding polyprenyl synthetase family protein yields the protein MLLDTEDYTPPNLAAAMRHAVLGGGKRFRPLLFVLTVPQPAHLDLAVDVGCAIEMVHTASLILDDLPCMDDAALRRDKPTTHVVFGQATAILAGISLLTRGMNILATIEGLPGEARARLVASLSLAVGATGLAAGQEVDLNDGQSPDVDVERKNFLKTGRLFAAMAEMASILDQRPREQSDALAEMAFHVGSAFQALDDLLDVLALTQSLGKDSGKDIGKRTMMSYRGEAATRHSYQSHLKAANSALSRCGVEEEPIRYMLRSIHRLVPPQTIAG
- the fni gene encoding type 2 isopentenyl-diphosphate Delta-isomerase translates to MLADRKKQHLDIVLAGQAVSSSIGAGFAEVRFEHVALPEIDMGAIDLTMEFLGRRIAIPFLVSSMTGGAEKAQAINHNIAIACEALKIPFGVGSQRVAIETATDWGMNRELRRLAPSVPILANIGAAQLNTGFGLDQARRAVEMIDADALIIHLNPLQEAVQPEGDRDWRGLAGKIGALGKALSVPLVIKEVGSAISPATAATLVDLGVRIIDVAGAGGTSWASVEAQRARTPAEAAIASAFSDWGQPTAFAIAALRRAMPDLFIIGSGGVRTGVDAAKAIRLGADLVGQAASVLPSATTSPEQIAEHFGIMAAQLRVACFCTGSSTLAELRKAKLEAAPVWG
- a CDS encoding phytoene desaturase, which gives rise to MSSEVRSAAVIGAGFGGLALAIRLQSAGIKTTIFERRDKPGGRAYVYEDAGFTFDAGPTVITDPDCLEQLWALSGRSLADYVTLLPVFPFYQLCWEDGYRFDYADDQAEIDRQIAAKSPEDVEGYRRFLAYSQDLFREGYEKLGTVPFLDFASMIKVAPQLVRLESYRSVYSKVSQFIKDDQLRQAFSFHSLLVGGNPFRTSSIYGLIHALERNGGVWFAKGGTGALIAGMARLFEDLGGRIVLNAEIDRIEADEGRVQAVVLKDGSRHAFGQIASNADVVHTYKHLLRDTARGKSYGRSLEKKSFSMSLFVIYFGLKRLHPELKHHMVLFGPRYRELIAEIFGTAQLAEDFSLYLHAPSVTDDSLAPPGSSAYYVLSPVPHLGTAEIDWAVEGPKYRDRILRYLNDRYIPGLLDDLVTVRHFSPFDFRDELNAHLGSAFSVEPVLTQSAWFRPHNRDDKLSNLYIVGAGTHPGAGIPGVVGSAKATAQLMIEDARP
- a CDS encoding fatty acid desaturase, whose product is MNARASAAKPGKADMVTGLALACLVVLAWAGIHISAIFLIDWSGWRLALAPLVILVQCWLSVGLFIVAHDTMHGSLAPGHPALNRAIGRFCVFIYAGFSYEKLFENHHAHHRHAGTDEDPDFDPEHPSSFWPWYLRFFRYYFGWREFGILTVAVVVYLVILRERFPTMLVFWALPAILSSLQLFYFGTYRPHRIDEQPFADRHKARSNDFPPLLSLLTCFHFGYHHEHHDMPWVPWWKLPHHRHALAQTQPSRGR
- a CDS encoding phytoene/squalene synthase family protein, which gives rise to MSDSVVTSSETAIAQGSQSFAAAAKLFRRETRDDAVMLYAWCRYCDDVIDGQTLGHDQEARYRDGQEQRLARLQTETARALSGEPHPEPVFEALRRVVARHQIPARHPQELLAGFEMDVIERRYETVSETLDYCYHVAGVVGVMMAMIMGVRDEETLDRACDLGLAFQLTNIARDVIDDARVGRVYVPAELLSRHGIDRVDTEDPAQRAALHAAALDLLDLAERYYASAMAGLSALPPRSAWAIAAARRIYRAIGLKLRAGGPAAWERRVSTTKPEKLRLLALALGDVAKSRTAGPGAPRTGLWQRPRPQRP
- a CDS encoding ABC transporter permease — its product is MILAIVRVMLLGLLRDRGALVLAFVLPPMIFLIFASIFAASTKDRLPLTIAIVRLDQGPVAARLEQALRNEPLLQVAGATFSTRDEANRLIRQGLIDVGVVIGHDAADGAVPESQPLLTVLVDPSKPMAGALLTGQMQDMLARRLPDLLLSRSATSVEAIAGGFTDEQRRRLSAAAAAFAEGAEQPGAPDGSLIARTVVDGPTGMNATITYYAGAIAILFLLFSAMQSAATLIEERQAGILDRLAVGPGGTDAVIAGKFLFLTLQGIVQVGLIFAIAALIYGVDITDAFGFWLLTTGAAAAAAAGLALAVAALCTTRQQAQTVSTFLVLVFSAIGGSMVPRFMMPDWAQTLGRFTPNAWAIEAYYGTVGRGEGLPDLFPEIVRLCAMAVVGLLAALIVSRIRLRL